The DNA sequence atGGCGTacaacgccggaactggcaccagaactggagttaaacgcccaaactggcatccaagctggtgtttaactcctaaaaaggcctatgcacgtgtaaagctcaatgctcagtccaagcacacagcAAGTGGTCCCcgtaagtggatttttgcactatctgcacttagttacttattttctgtaatccctagtaactagtttagtataaatagcactttttactattgtatttcatctttggatcatcttttgatcttttgatcaactTCATGCTTGGCTGGCCTCACGTCCATGCCTAGGcaattttctcttatgtattttccaacggtggagtttctacacctcatagattaaggtgcggagctctgttgttcttcataaattaatgcaagtactattgtttgtctttcaattcacgcttacttattctccaagatatactctcgtacttaattcagttaagtcagaatgaaggggtgatccGTGATAATCAcgcactatcttcgttactcgcttagccaagatccgcgtgcctgacaacaacaagcagtctacatgatgttcaacgtagtcattggatgacagctggagtatagtatcttgggtctctgatccacggaccgagtccgtgaggttagaaccttcATGGTTTAGGCTAGAACCATATGgcggcattcctgagatccggaaagtctaaaccttgtctgtggtatttgataaaccattattttataatttatattgtgtttaattgagtggttttatcaagtcttcacccacttattcatataatttgcatgtatttacaattccttcctgaaGACCTTttaattgtgtttaattgtgtttaattgcttcctaaagactttttaattgtatatttttattttcctttgtacCATTcaatgctgtgatctgtgtgttaagtgtttcaggcttcatagggcaggaatagcgtaaggaatggagaggaagcttgcaaaaatggaaggaacacaaggaattgaggagatgaccagcgagaagtgatgcgggcgcatggctcacgcgaccgcgcgaagtggaggaaatcacagtgacgcgctcgcacgcctgacgcgactgcgtggatTGGAAGCTACACGAGTGACACAAATCCgtagacgacgcgcacgcgtggcacggGAAATGCTGAGGGACGCAAACGTGTGGACGACGCGGTCACGTGACGTGCGCGATttgcagaattacagaagtcgctggcataGATTCTGGGCAGCGTTTCAGCCTAGTTTtttgcccagaaacacagattagagccaagGAACATCCAGAGACAAGGAGAATGATTCATTTCACATAATttctagtttttagatctgattttactcctcccctaggtttttctTTTTGACAttcataatttaggatttgaagatttttTGGCTttggcttttgagaagagtctacctccggaatTGGTCATTATAGtttgtcatttactttttatttactcttccatattcttaatttgtccagagttggtattggattattttcagaattcattaatacaagactatttttacttttacttaatctctttgattattgtttattatgtctctttttattttcccCATTAATTTTGTGAAGTCAATATTTATGATGATGGAGTAgttccccaacttgattgggagttgattaaaaggagaaccttgagttggaatactcaagagttcaattgtaattggttcattgttggttggcttgttagtcactaactctaatccttcccaagggagaggattaggacttgcgaatagaagttgacttttaatttgactttccttcattcgttgagggttaattaaatgaaaacaatgactaattattaattgatcttgaaaaaattccaacaaggatagaacttccaattaatcttctcccggtcaagatttttatttaaatcatataaattctctaatttaattttctgttcatcaaactcaaaacccatttggaaaacctctgattgataaaatagcacattttcctgcaactcgttgggagacgtcctgggactcatactcccagtattttatttataaaatttgtgacaactcttttctaaattgataagtggattttcgcCGGTTAataactgtacttgcaacgccatttttctaattaattcttaatctacCAATTTCAActtacgtcaatttttggcgcgttaccggggagttgcaatagtgtgctaatttattgattggaatttatttaattgcatttttctttttattttgctactatgagctgcatgtttctttcattgaatgacgcgttcacttcctgatccaagcttgccagtattggaccctgagattgaaagaaatatttcacgtataaggtaagctcggcgtcggttagtcctctccgaggacaaatctgaaacgtcacttaaggaagaaacaagctccctttctactgattcggttgatttacgtgcaggtgacatggcagcacctaggatagtcactatccaggaggctggagcccttGATTTTACACTATAGCCGTATCAGGCACACCACCCAGCGGTGGCtgtggattttgaaataaagactacactactcaacttgatgcccaagtttcacggtttacctgctcaagagcctatcaaacaccttagggattttcagacagctttTTCTATTGTTAAGCGTGATGGTgttgatgaaacttctattctgttaaaagccttcccattctctcttgagggaaaggcaagagagtggtactacactcaacccggagtaactgtttctaactgggatacgcttagaagagaatttttggagaaattctttccagctgaggttaccgataaactgaggaaagacatttccatgatcattcaggacgaatctgagactctctacgaatattaggagcacttcaataatcttctggaagcatgtccccaccatatgattgacaatatagtgttgctcggctactttacacagggcatgaagcctcaagataagaccacattggaaggtgctagcaatgggtctatgaaaaagtacaagactactgaTGAGGCATTgtaattgatcagcgacttagctaaatctactaggaatcacaggcagaaacaaagtcggtcaagagctATTGCAGAGGTATCATCTAGaaaagagactactgctctaaccCAGAGTATATgcgaaatgaccaacttactgaaacagatgcagttgagtcaacaacaagctcaacTTTCTCcgccacaacaaagccaacagttggttccacaaagagtatgcgggatctgtgccaattacagtcattatactgatgaatgtccacaactccaacaggaagacaacactgtggcagccactcataacttctatgaccgccccaatcaagggaacaatcaaggtggcagctacaaccatggatggcaggataattccaaccaaggttggagagataattctaaccaaggatggagggacaatcataatagaggaggcagagataacaatggaaaccagaggtggaataacaatgacaacttcaggcagcagaatcagaatcagacctacagagcacctcatctaaggcagcctcaagcatctcagcagaccccttagatcacttatccctcttcatcttctaatgatgcgttactacaatctattgatcggagacagcaagccatggaaaacaaccttacttctactctaaatggtctgaactctaccttgcaagcccttgtctcacagattggatcactgaataactccaataactagtcttcaagctccagtggactcccctctcaaccattatccaaccccaagggtggcatcaatgccattaccttgaggtctggaaccacactgcaagagaggaacccGGAGGAACCAAGCCTGCTAGAACACGCCCCAGCTACGGACACagttgaggtagaggatgttgaagaagatgatgaagcacAAGGCATGGCTAAAGTAGACGCAGCCCAACCAAGGAATGCAGAACCCCAGCAAGCTGAATTTGTAAAAGAtgccactcctattccatttccacagctTGCTAAGAAATCCAGAAggtagatggaacttgatcccaaaatggtagagatcttcaaaaaggttaaggtaaatgttccccttttttatgttatttagcaagtacctaaatacgcaaagtttctaaaagaattgtggatacataaagataaaattaatgaattagaaactattcctttaggtagttctatatctgctttaatgggaaatatacctgaaaaatgtagtgacccaggcccatgcatggttaactgcaccattggaggtgtgatgttttctgactgtatgtgtgatttaggagcatgcgtgagtattatgcccttgtctatatataatgctttaaggctccctcccttaaaaaggtcgatagcttgttttgtgttagcagataaaagcattatcacagtggttggaattgctgaagatgtattggtgagCATTAAgaggctcacatttcccattgatttttatatcctggagatgccccaaaatgactcagggaGACCTTCGTCAATCCTGCTTGGTAGACCGTTTTTGAAGACCTCAAAATTCAAGTTGGATGCCTTTTCGGGTACCTATTCCTTTGaggtagatggcagaacagtgagcttcaatctagatgaagctatgaagcatcccccAGAAGATCACTCTATATTCcaatgtgacatcattgatgaaatttTAGCTGCAACTCACCAGGAAGAAATGGAAAAGAGTCACATGGAGCAAGACCCAAGTGTAGGAACACCCTCTGAACATACTGAAGATTCATCACCATTTTCACCAGCCCCATAGAATCCAGAACCAAACCATGAGTGGaaaatggaattaaagccccttccttcacacctcaagtatgcgtaccttgaggacaagcagaagttttcagttatcattacaagggagctcacttcccaataagaagaacaactgcttagtgtattgaggatgcataagaaagcaattggatggatcttggtggatatagtaggcatcagccctcaagtttgtgaacatagaatattcttagaagaaggagcaaagcctgtccgtcaacctcagagaagattgaatcccaccatcttagaagttgtcaagaaggaagtaaccagactgcttgaagcagatatcatttaccccatttcagatagcgaatgggttagtccaatacaagtggtgcccaagaagtctggagtcacaacaataaggaATGAGCAAGGAGAACTTCTGACAACCAGAGTGCAGAAGCGCGGTTGAAGAACTAGTGAAAGAAGACAACAAGGAGGATTTTGTGCTTGAAGGTGGAGAAATAGTTGaaaagaaaatcatcgaggatgaatacgatttcatacttaaatacctggatcaagcaagaaatcgattacctttccgacgttcggacattcaaagaacccccatggtttcatgtgggaaatctactgaagaacgtagcAAGAAGGAGAAATTGGGCACTCCGGTGgatagtgagcagcacgatttggatgaacgacgcgaacgcgtggacgatgcggacacgtgacgtgcgcgatctgcagaattacaaaagtcgttggcagagattctgggccgcatttcaacccagttttcagcccagaagcacagattaaagtcagcgaacttgcagagactcaacatgctttcataactcacaattttaggttttagatgtagtttttagagagagaggctctctcctctctcttaggatttaggattaggatttttagaaattagggtttatttcttcttcagccacaggttcaataatttatgtttctcttctacttttatttactctgatacttttatttgtgtttgatttatgttgcccaattggcttctgaaacttttccatgttagattttactgctttgaatgaatattacttgaggtattccagatatttatgatttcaatttagctttccacattcttggctttggttaggaaatcagtaactcttgagttatcaaactcaatgtgatcgataatcgctatctttgctaattagcttgaacttctatactcccaatctttttctaggaattaactaggatttgaagatcaaactaattagccatttgaccttcctttgcattagcaagggttaactaagtggaattaagattcaattttcatcatcattgataaggataactaggataggactttcaatttctcataccttgccaagagtttattttacagtcatttatttattttacttgttgtTTATCATACCCATtcatcattctcaaaacccccaatttacaaaactcataaccaataataagaacatacctccctgcaattccttgagaagacgacccgaggtttaaatactttggttatcaatttatttaggggtttgttacttgtgacaaccaaaacgtttgtacgaagggatttctgttggttcagaatctatacttacaacacgactttataaaattctttactagcaaaaatcccgacgtcaatgtgaatcgttgattagaaatccaagagatatacattcaagttTTTTTTCATGtcgaacggaagtggttgtcaatcatgcgttcataagtgagaatggtgataagtgtcacacaatcatcacattcatcatgttcttgtgtgcgaatgaatatcttagaataagaataagcatgaactgaatggaagaacaataatactttgcattaatactcgaggaacagcagagctccacaccttaatctatggtgtgtagaaactccaccattgaaaatacataagtgaaaagagggtaggcatggccgtgaggccagccccaatgtctaaggactaacaaTGATCAAAGATGTTCCCAAACGCTCGTCCAAagatgtgagtacaatagtaaaaagttctatttatactaaactagttactagggtaacagaaatgagtaaatgatgcagaaatccacttctgggcccacttggtgtgtgcttgggctgagcattgaagctttcacgtgtagaggtcttccttggattTAAATGCcaatttgtaacttgtttctggcgtttaactctgctttgcaacttgtttttggcgtttaacgccagaatagggcagaaagctagcgttaaatgccagtttgcgtcatctaaactcaggcaaagtatggactattatattgttagaaagctctggatgtctgctttccaacgcaattgagagcgcgccatttagattcctgtagctccaaaaaattccatttcgagtgtagggaggtcggaatccaacagcattagcagtcctttgtcagcctttgaatcagatttttgctcaggtccctcaatttcaggcagaaaatacctaaaatcacagaaaaacacacactcatagtaaagtccagaaatgtgaattttgcataaaaactaataaaaatatactaaaaactaactaaatcatcctaaaaactatgcaaaaacaatgccaaaaagcgtataaattatccgctcatcacttgctaAGTGGTATTTACTAGTTTCCTCACTCTCTGATATtctaataacaattaatatattctATACTCTCCGCATCATGCAAATTTTCTCATCGGGTAAGTTTGTGCCTTGCCTCACTTCAATGTCGTGTGTGAGTTATCTTTAAGTAGTTCTTTTGCTTAATGCTTCATTATTTACAGGAAGGAGGCGGCGAGCCTCCCATGGGTTCACTGGGATGGGCCATTGACGAGCATTTTGGCTCTTTTGAAAAATTGGTACAGAAGGTGAACGCGGAGGGTGCTGCCTTACAAGGGTCTGGATGGGTGGTATGTTTTACTAATTTTGTTATGTCCATGTAGATCATTAGAGCTCTAtgtttcagttattattttatttatttgaattatcctGTTTTCGCTCCATTTAAGTTGTACTACTTTGCCAGTGGCTCAGTCTAGACAAGGAGTTTAAGAAGCTTGTAGTTGAAACCACTGTGAATCAGGTAATCTGTCCCTTCTAactttcttggttaatcttgggtTTCTACTACATATTCTGCAAATGCTGATATTACTTACTGATTGCTATGGTGAAAAGTGTATATTAAAGAAGATGTTTGTCACAGTTCCAcacgtttttctttttatttttttcactttctCGTTATTTTGAGCTGCTGTTATCCATGCATATCCCTATGTTTTGCAGGACCCACTGGTTACGAAGGGACCAAGATTGGTTCCATTTCTTGGAATAGATGTTTGGGAGCATGCATATTACTTACAGGTAAAATTTCGGGCTTGGTTGTTAACTAGTGATGGCATGATTGTTGTAATGACATTATTGAAGGCCTGTTTTTCTTTTCAGTGTGATGGTTATGATTTATGAAATGTTGTGTTAGCAGAATTTTCAAAGTTTCAAAGATTTCAAAATACCTTTCCTTGTATAAAAGTTGTTATTATCATTTTCTTTATATGCTGATAAGTGGCTGAGAAAATTTGCTTCCTTTCTTAatatattcttgatgatttcattgattGAGATGTCTCTTCATTATAAGATGAAACTAAATGAGTAAATGACCCTTTTCTCATAGGAAGCTAGAGCTTTACTAGGAAGCCTTGAATATCAGAAGGGTAATTTTGAAGCAGCACTTCATGTATTTGAAGGAATAGACATTGCAGCTGTTGCTCCAAAGATGAAAATTTCTATATCCCTTATTCCTGCTGcactttattcttttttattatgttttcaaattatatttttgttgtagaaATTGAATCAAGAGAGTGAGATTTCATCGCCAAAAGAGTTAGGAAGTAGGTCTTCTGGAGCAAGCAATAGAGCAGCATGAAATATGATGGAGATTTTATATATTAAGAGTTACAAAATATGACATTTATAGTtgaaaaattatgttatgtttgATACTTCGTATAagagttattacttttgatttccaatactaaaaaatcatatattatgtttaatactttgtttatgagttatataatattttgtttatggattatgatttctaataataaatattatttgtttaaCACGATAAAAACAAGGgtaaaaattgtatttttaaatggtAAAAAAGTGTCATTGTTAgagttaaaacggcggttcaaaaatggcattttaaccaaccaaaagtCACTCTGTAAGGGTAAAAATGGCAATTCAAAAATACCGTTTTAACCGACtaaaatgccattattagagtaaaaacggcggttcaaaaatACCATTTTAACCGACTAAAATGCCATTTTGTGAGGGTAATAATGACGGTTTAAACTACCATTTTAACTAATCCataaaccgccgttttaacctggaaataacggcggtttgaaccgccgttttaatcGAATAAAAAACTGCCGTTTTAATTTGGAAATAGCGGCAGTTTGAACCGCTATTTTAATCCAGCAGAAAACCACCGTTTTAACCCTAGAAAATTGTGGCAGTTTTCAACCGCCGTAATAACTAAAATAGCGGTTCAAACTGCCATAATTACCTAAAAAAACTGCTGTTTTTACCTAAATTTTTTATAGTGTGCACTGTGTCACATCAAAATTTTCTGTTAAATCTAACAAAATAAATtcaacagaaaaataaatttatccacattttaaaaaatcaaaaacatgaatatattttttaattcttgagaattaaaatattaaaaaaaaaaatcagaacctATATATCTTTTACTCTTATATAAAAAATGAGCCTACCTCtactttctcttatttattattttcttcgaTCCTCCTagtcaattcattcattcatatcctTCTCTCTCCGCTCCTAGTGTTCCTTTACTTTTCCTTCTCATACAAAGTCTTCCTTGACTTTTCTTTCTCAAAGTTCCAGCCTTCCAAATTGAcgtctctctctctttctgaaaCCACACTCCATACAGGTCAATTCCAACTTCATACCTTCTGCGATCCTTTCTCTACCTTCTCCCCCGCGCTTATATATTTCCCGCATATCCACACACACACCcttaaaataaaccaaaagaaGTTCCAAAAACAAaccaaataatatattttattacaacAGTATGTATGACCAAATATAATATCTAatataataagtaaaataaaaataattatccttGCTTTCTTTTTCCACTTCTTTTAAACAATATTAtccatattttttttcctttttccacCTTACACAGTTTTCTGTTTATTTTGCTTTCATACACGTCGATGGCTGGTTTGGATTTACAAACAGCATCACTCTTCGTTCAAAACCTTCACAGACCAGAATTACACCTTCAACAACAACACCATTATCACCgctcccaacaacaacaacatgaaCAAACAGAAAATTGTGCAGCTGTACCACAATTCTCAAGTGAAGATGATGATAGCAGCCAAGGCGACGGAACGGGACGCGGAAGCAGTGGCTTTGAGCTCGTCTCCGCCGGCGGAGTCCGCCGTTCCAGGGGCCGTCCGCGAGGCTCGAAGAACAAGCCAAAACCGCCAGTGGTAATCACAAGAGAGAGCTCCAACACGCATAACGCTCATATCCTTGAAGTCGCGAGTGGCTCCGACGTCTTCGACAGCGTTGCCACCTACGCGGGGCTCCGCCAGCGCGGTATCTGCATCTTGAGCGGCAATGGAACCGTCACCAACGTCACCATCCAGGACCCCGCAGCGCCCGGCTCTGTTGTCACGCTCCATGGAAGGTTCGAGATACTGTCTCTCTCTGGATCGTTCCTGCCGCCGCCTGCTCCGCCCGGCGCGACGAGCCTCAGTATATACCTCGCCAGCGGGAAGGGACAGGTCATCGGAGGAAAAGTAGCCGGAAAGCTGATTGCGGCGGGGCCGGTGATGGTCATCGCCTCGTCCTTCACCAACGTGGCGTACGAGCGGCTGCCGTTGGACCAGGACGACGAACAGGAGCTCCAAATTCAGGCTCCGCCTCTGCCGGCGGTTGCTCAGGGCTCCGCAGGCGGTTGCGGCGTGGGAAACGGCGCTTTTCTGGATCCTTCTTCTGGTTTGCCGTTCTTCAATTTTCCGCTTGGTATGCATCAGAATGTTCAGTTGCCTGTGGACGGTTACTTTTCAGGTCAACGCGCTATCCTTTAAGGGTACCAAGCCTTATTTCCTATTGTTATTACTATAAATGAATCTAATCTAATGTCACCGTTTCAAATAGATGGACTTCTAAATAATGACCAAGCTATTATTGAGGAACATCTGTAATTATAGTGAAAGTGATCTTACTTTAGTAATGTGCTGCTTCTTCTAATTCTTTTTGGCTTCCAGTTTTTAGTTGTTTATGGATGGAGATGAATATTGTTCAAAGTTTCAGTGCTGTACTTTTTTCAGTAGATCTA is a window from the Arachis hypogaea cultivar Tifrunner chromosome 1, arahy.Tifrunner.gnm2.J5K5, whole genome shotgun sequence genome containing:
- the LOC112801027 gene encoding AT-hook motif nuclear-localized protein 23: MAGLDLQTASLFVQNLHRPELHLQQQHHYHRSQQQQHEQTENCAAVPQFSSEDDDSSQGDGTGRGSSGFELVSAGGVRRSRGRPRGSKNKPKPPVVITRESSNTHNAHILEVASGSDVFDSVATYAGLRQRGICILSGNGTVTNVTIQDPAAPGSVVTLHGRFEILSLSGSFLPPPAPPGATSLSIYLASGKGQVIGGKVAGKLIAAGPVMVIASSFTNVAYERLPLDQDDEQELQIQAPPLPAVAQGSAGGCGVGNGAFLDPSSGLPFFNFPLGMHQNVQLPVDGYFSGQRAIL